The following DNA comes from bacterium.
GAGCCGGGACTGCCGGGAAGCGGCCGAGAGTCGGGCCGGTTCGGGTCCTCATCGGGTCGGCGCCCGATGGCGCCGGTGGCCTCAGCCGCGGTATCGTGGGGGCGGCGTCGTCCGTGCCCGTGCGCGGCTCACGGATGCAGCGGCGGCCGGATTGCGGCGGCGGGCGCCGAGAAAAGGGGGGCAACGTATGAAACAGCGATTGTGTCTCGTCGTGTGCACGATGCTCGTCGTGCTGGTGGCGGTGCCGTTCCAACAGACGGCCGGGGCCGCGGCCCCAATGGATCTGGTCTTCTGGGGCGGGTGGACCGGTCCCGACGGGGACGTGATGCACCAGATGGTCGACCAGTTCAACAAGGAGCATCCGGACATCCGCGTGACGCTGACGACCCTCCAGTGGACGCCGCTGTTCGACAAGCTCTTGACTAGCGTGCGCGCGGGGCAGCCGCCCGACCTGATGGGGATGCACTCGCAGGACATTGCGCAGTTCGCGTCGCTCGGGATCCTGGAGCCGATGGGGGACATGGTCAAGGCGGCCGGGTTCAAGGCGTCGGATTTCATGGACGTCGCCTGGAAGGGCACGTTCTCGCAGAACACGCAGTACGCGATCCCGCTCGACATGCACATGCACGCCGTCTACGTCAACCTCGACATGTGGAAGGCCGCCGGGCTGCCTGCGAACAAGCTGCCGACCACCGGCACCGACTTCGTCGCGGCGGCGAAGAAGCTGACGATCGACGGCGCGGGCCGGCACCCCGACGATCCCGCGTTCGACCCGAAGACAATCAAGCAGTACGGGGTCGGGATGATGAACAATCACCATGGCTTCTACATGTGGTATGCGCTTCTCGCGCAGCAGGGCGATCCGTTCCTGGCGCCTGACTTCTCCCGGACGGTGTTCAGCGACGCGAAGGCGAACGCGGCGTGGCAGTGGTTGCAGGACCTCGTGTTCAAAGATCACGTCGTCCCGGTGGGCGAGACCAACCCCTACCAGGACTTCGTGACGAAGCACGTCGCCATGCTGATCGACGGTCCGTGGGAGATCCCCGGCCTCAACAAGGTCAGCGGACTCCGCTGGGATACCACCACGTTCCCGCGCGTGTTCGCGGCGCCGGCGGCGTGGGGGAGCGGGCACCTGCTGACGATCCCCAAGCAGAGTAACAAGGCGCGCGAGCAGGCCGCCCTGACCCTCGCAACATGGATCGTGCAGCACTCGCAGGACTGGGGGATGTCGGGCAACCTGCCGGCGCTGCTGTCGGCTCGGACCTCCGCTGCGTTTCGGGCGCTCCCGGGCCGCCGGGGGTTCCTCGAGGAACAGGCCTACGAGATCATGCTGCCGGACGTCAGGCCGTCCGCGCAGCTCTACTCGGCCGCGGCGCCGAGTCCGATCGTGGTTGCGGCCCAGTCGGTCCTCGTCAAGGGCCAGCCGGTCGCGGGAGTGACGCAGGAGCTGCGAGCCCGCATCAACGCCATCCTGGCCGCTCCGTAGGAACGCATCCGTGACGCGGTCCCGGAGGGTCTCGGCCCTCCGGGACCGCCCTGGTGACGATGAAGGTTCTCCCCGACCGAGCGCACGGCCACCGTCTTCGCGGAGGCGGTGCGCCGCTCACGCCGTACCTGTTCCTGCTGCCGTACCTCGTCGTCTTCGTGCTGTTCCGGTTCGGCCCGGTCGTGGGGGGGTTCCTGACGAGTTTCACGTCGTGGAGCATCGTCGGCGCGCCGCGCTTCGTCGGATTGGCCAACTACGCGGCGCTCGCGCGCGACCCGCTGTTCTACACGTCGCTTCGGAACACGTTCTATTTCCTCGTGCTGACGGCGCCCGCGTTGATCGTGCTGGGGTTCGGGTGCGCGCTGTTGCTGAACCGGCCGCTCGCGGGCCGCGGCCTGGCGCGCGTGCTGATCTTCGCCCCGTACGCGATGATGTCCGCGGTCGTCGGCATCCTCTGGAACTGGATCCTGGACAGCAACTTCGGCCTGCTGAACTACTACCTGGCGATGGTGCACCTTGGGCCGATCCCCTGGCTGTCGAGCGAGGCGGCCGCGATGCCCGCGATCGCGCTCACCACGGTGTGGTGGACGGTCGGATACAACATGGTGATCTTCCTGGCCGGACTGCAGGACAGTCCGCCGCAGCTCGAGGAGTCGGCGCGCATCGACGGCGCCGGGTCGTGGCAGGTGCTCCGCCACGTGATCGTCCCGCTGCTGCGCCCGACGACGTTCGTCGTGGTCATGCTGACGGTCATCAACACGTTCCAGGTGTTCGAC
Coding sequences within:
- a CDS encoding sugar ABC transporter permease encodes the protein MKVLPDRAHGHRLRGGGAPLTPYLFLLPYLVVFVLFRFGPVVGGFLTSFTSWSIVGAPRFVGLANYAALARDPLFYTSLRNTFYFLVLTAPALIVLGFGCALLLNRPLAGRGLARVLIFAPYAMMSAVVGILWNWILDSNFGLLNYYLAMVHLGPIPWLSSEAAAMPAIALTTVWWTVGYNMVIFLAGLQDSPPQLEESARIDGAGSWQVLRHVIVPLLRPTTFVVVMLTVINTFQVFDQVYVMTGGGPGTATLTLVQYLFYQAFQTFKLGYGSAIAYVTFAFLLVLSWLQQRLLSSEAS
- a CDS encoding ABC transporter substrate-binding protein — its product is MKQRLCLVVCTMLVVLVAVPFQQTAGAAAPMDLVFWGGWTGPDGDVMHQMVDQFNKEHPDIRVTLTTLQWTPLFDKLLTSVRAGQPPDLMGMHSQDIAQFASLGILEPMGDMVKAAGFKASDFMDVAWKGTFSQNTQYAIPLDMHMHAVYVNLDMWKAAGLPANKLPTTGTDFVAAAKKLTIDGAGRHPDDPAFDPKTIKQYGVGMMNNHHGFYMWYALLAQQGDPFLAPDFSRTVFSDAKANAAWQWLQDLVFKDHVVPVGETNPYQDFVTKHVAMLIDGPWEIPGLNKVSGLRWDTTTFPRVFAAPAAWGSGHLLTIPKQSNKAREQAALTLATWIVQHSQDWGMSGNLPALLSARTSAAFRALPGRRGFLEEQAYEIMLPDVRPSAQLYSAAAPSPIVVAAQSVLVKGQPVAGVTQELRARINAILAAP